In Carassius gibelio isolate Cgi1373 ecotype wild population from Czech Republic chromosome B17, carGib1.2-hapl.c, whole genome shotgun sequence, a single window of DNA contains:
- the LOC127976494 gene encoding forkhead box protein O3, with amino-acid sequence MAEEIDKPLAVDVDVDIDPDFEPQKRPRSCTWPLPRPDSNGEKAEPADVGIIPEEEVDENGTDDDAQASSGITGASNPVSVTEGNQAPAATPAIETSAAISDKDSYGSPLSSQNALPACNDSSINGLIPQQPRKSSARRNAWGNYSYADLITQAIESSPEKRLTLAQIYDWMVRNVAYFKDKGDSNSSAGWKNSIRHNLSLHSRFVRVQNEGTGKSSWWMVNPDGGKGGKAPRRRAVSMDNSNKLIKSARGRATKKKAALQATQDGSSESSSSLSKWTGSPTSRSSDELDAWTDFRSRTNSNASTLSGRLSPILANLEVDEVPDDDSPLSPMLYSSPSSMSPSTGLIELPRLADLAGTMNLNDGLSDNLMDDLLDNISLTASQSPGKDESGSNLQGSPVFTFSCSGSSLAIPSGSYGTNSMFSPPSVTGLRQSPMQTIQENKQATFSCGSLFSDQSLQDLLSSESNNRSDVLLTQSDPLMSQASASLSSQNARRSVLLLRNDPMMSNQAGPVGQVGLKKVSPSGWRMNCVSSSESDYQSLMKQHLQQSPFRSTSMQLNSSDSLLAGLNGSVTSIQSVSQDQFPSDLDLEVLSGSFDCDMDTITRNDLMDAEGLEFSFDSHLISSQNANLTSGSFSTSKRTSSQSWVPG; translated from the exons ATGGCAGAGGAGATAGATAAGCCCTTGGCTGTGGACGTGGATGTCGACATAGACCCTGATTTTGAGCCCCAAAAAAGGCCCAGGTCCTGCACCTGGCCTCTGCCCAGACCGGATTCTAATGGTGAGAAAGCAGAACCAGCAGATGTGGGAATCATTCCTGAGGAAGAGGTGGATGAAAATGGCACTGACGATGATGCACAAGCATCTAGTGGCATTACAGGCGCATCAAATCCCGTCAGTGTGACAGAAGGAAACCAGGCTCCTGCTGCTACTCCTGCTATAGAAACCAGTGCTGCCATCAGTGATAAAGACTCCTACGGCTCTCCTCTATCTTCCCAAAATGCTCTGCCCGCATGCAACGACTCCAGCATCAACGGTCTGATTCCTCAGCAGCCCAGAAAATCCTCTGCCCGCAGGAACGCCTGGGGAAACTATTCCTACGCGGACCTCATCACACAAGCCATCGAGAGCTCGCCCGAGAAACGGCTGACATTGGCCCAGATTTATGATTGGATGGTCCGGAATGTGGCATACTTCAAGGACAAAGGTGACAGCAACAGCTCTGCAGGATGGAAG AACTCAATACGACATAACCTGTCACTCCACAGTCGCTTTGTCCGGGTCCAAAATGAAGGAACAGGAAAAAGTTCATGGTGGATGGTTAACCCTGATGGCGGAAAAGGGGGTAAAGCCCCACGAAGACGTGCTGTTTCAATGGACAACAGTAATAAGCTCATCAAGAGCGCCCGTGGCCGTGCCACAAAGAAGAAGGCTGCTCTTCAGGCCACTCAGGACGGAAGCTCTGAGAGTTCCTCCAGCCTGTCCAAATGGACCGGCAGCCCGACCTCCCGCAGTAGCGACGAGCTTGACGCTTGGACGGATTTCCGTTCCCGCACTAATTCTAATGCCAGCACCCTAAGCGGACGCCTTTCCCCAATTCTGGCCAACCTTGAGGTGGATGAAGTTCCAGATGATGACTCCCCCCTGTCGCCCATGCTGTACTCGAGCCCTAGTAGTATGTCTCCATCCACTGGACTAATAGAACTACCCCGTCTAGCTGATCTTGCAGGAACCATGAACCTTAATGATGGCCTCTCCGACAACCTAATGGATGACCTTCTAGATAACATCAGCCTGACAGCTTCCCAATCTCCAGGCAAAGACGAGAGTGGGTCCAACCTACAGGGAAGCCCGGTGTTTACCTTCAGCTGCTCTGGGAGCAGTCTGGCAATTCCCTCTGGCAGCTATGGCACAAACTCCATGTTTAGCCCTCCATCCGTCACTGGCCTGAGGCAATCTCCAATGCAAACAATCCAGGAAAACAAGCAGGCCACGTTCTCCTGCGGTTCCCTCTTTAGCGATCAAAGTCTTCAGGACTTGCTTAGCTCAGAGTCCAACAATCGCAGCGATGTCCTTCTTACCCAATCTGATCCACTTATGTCACAAGCCAGTGCCTCCCTTTCCTCCCAGAATGCCCGTCGCAGTGTCCTGTTGCTGCGTAATGACCCTATGATGTCCAACCAGGCTGGGCCTGTAGGACAAGTGGGGCTCAAGAAGGTGTCGCCATCTGGATGGCGGATGAACTGTGTCTCGAGCAGTGAGTCAGACTACCAAAGCTTGATGAAGCAACATCTCCAACAGTCTCCCTTCAGAAGCACATCTATGCAGCTCAACTCGTCTGATTCGTTGTTGGCAGGTCTCAACGGCAGCGTGACCTCCATCCAGTCGGTGTCTCAGGACCAATTCCCATCTGACTTGGATCTTGAGGTGTTAAGTGGCAGTTTCGATTGCGACATGGACACCATCACCCGCAACGATCTGATGGATGCAGAGGGCCTGGAGTTCAGCTTCGATTCGCATCTCATCTCTTCTCAGAATGCTAACCTGACTTCAGGGAGCTTCTCCACTTCCAAACGAACCTCCTCACAAAGCTGGGTGCCAGGTTGA